A DNA window from Porites lutea chromosome 6, jaPorLute2.1, whole genome shotgun sequence contains the following coding sequences:
- the LOC140941988 gene encoding uncharacterized protein, whose protein sequence is MSFGGKSFKREELRLKQELEQLSRQSKHEFAGLNTIDKSKLLESSSKTALAQRSQPTKQGGSHSRPKKSTKSKRRDTETRESDGEIPPPSPSIDLAPELRATPDSGHAKAVEKGHVLESVASAERRTSDLISRSTGIASIRSKVDLNVVMYGKGLGDESNLNAKFKEKKSVVKPHSARSGSPKTPRRTPKGEEVQAKKPAIIGSQSTAVAVQLAPRPANKPPRASSRVSHAESAKSRASSVKYVTFCFIVYSLRA, encoded by the exons atgtcatttggcgggaaatcatTTAAACGGGAAGAGTTGCGCCTAAAGCAAGAACTTGAACAGCTGTCTAGACAGTCAAAGCATGAATTCGCTGGCTTGAATACGATTGATAAGTCAAAGTTACTTGAAAGCAGCTCGAAAACCGCACTGGCGCAAAGAAGCCAGCCGACAAAACAGGGAGGATCGCACAGCCGACCCAAGAAATCTACGAAGAGCAAACGAAGAGATACAGAAACACGGGAATCAGATGGTGAGATTCCTCCGCCGAGTCCTTCTATTGATTTGGCCCCGGAATTAAGAGCAACGCCAGACTCTGGGCACGCAAAAGCCGTTGAGAAAGGTCACGTTCTTGAATCTGTTGCTTCTGCGGAGCGGAGGACTTCTGATTTGATTTCCAGATCTACTGGGATTGCTTCCATTCGCTCAAAAGTGGATTTAAATGTCGTGATGTATGGAAAAGGACTTGGTGATGAAAGTaatttaaatgcaaaatttaagGAAAAG aaatcaGTAGTGAAGCCACATTCAGCCAGGTCAGGGAGTCCTAAGACACCACGAAGAACACCCAAGGGAGAGGAAGTTCAGGCTAAAAAACCAGCAATAATTGGCTCTCAGAGTACAGCCGTAGCTGTTCAGCTTGCTCCTCGTCCAGCAAACAAACCACCAAGAGCAAGTTCAAGAGTCTCACATGCAGAATCAGCTAAAAGCCGTGCTTCATCTGTAAAGTATGTTACCTTTTGTTTTATAGTTTATAGTCTTAGGGCATGA